From a single Carassius auratus strain Wakin chromosome 38, ASM336829v1, whole genome shotgun sequence genomic region:
- the LOC113056693 gene encoding BEN domain-containing protein 3-like isoform X2 gives MTYCTRLPGVEKDMSSSVCRVNADGQVPDKKVKVEKDAEDVIENTEGKMDSFLKCITKRSATHAVPEVEGPSSGKKVKMTTQAGEHLLDSSSDNGSRSCSHSHRLSPQEKIPISSYRKPLYSITHRISERKTASNLDQHGDHNGVRASHNGVHLQKLGNSRKQHMFKASTNVGVTGSPAALDSHLYPLIEKMFFLLNTLNSSMTQLHSKVDLLSLEVTRIKKLMKPSEMVMEFQPPPEYQLTSEELTQLMEQTSTAGDLGCRLLVQLFPERFTAKECAHGCSTCSLTTKRTLDSLHLQLIRNYVEVCYPLVKNENVWQTECLLQINDFLNRFWAQKDMESGHMCDKQAPVLVGFDPEPNHACNFINEEAQDETLSLNSGENNDVHLNVSSDVVFDQHEADSEDLTSPKELVVFLLNRLFPEVFEEGKLPEGHTSIGQLITDSDRLEIIRKYMEANFPDIPEETWLQLCVQRMEEALENASVNGSSCDNREMYDITRLPDNISIVKISDLCDYEKPNRRSKKLWLEPVDFDKLEIPPPDFKVPQEYLLTKEQLKNNYESSLSIGNFASRLLVLMFPELFTYENARKYYNCSGSLGKKQLDPLRISLIRHYVQLLYPQAKNDRVWTLEFVGKLDERCRRRDTDQRRSYQQQRKACSPDQEPDPKDSLLTAGQINVLSSDRLKEDFEVLSSPLEKSSKDFCKIPLEDLSVSAPDFPVPSESLLTDAEVREIVQQSLSVGNFAARLLVRLFPELFTQENLRLQYNHSGACNKKQLDPVRLQLIRHYVEAVYPVDKMEEVWHYECVPSIDERCRRPNRKKCDILKKAKRSNNTVTYT, from the exons ATGACCTACTGCACACGGCTGCCCGGAGTCGAAAAG GACATGAGCTCTTCTGTGTGCAGGGTTAATGCAGACGGACAAGTGCCTGATAAAA AAGTTAAAGTCGAGAAAGATGCAGAGGATGTTATTGAAAACACAGAGGGGAAGATGGATAGCTTCCTTAAGTGCATTACAAAAAGATCAGCAACACACGCAGTCCCTGAGGTGGAAGGGCCTAGTAGCGGGAAGAAGGTCAAGATGACAACACAG GCAGGAGAACATCTCCTTGACAGCAGTTCAGATAATGGAAGCAGGTCATGTTCTCACAGTCACAGATTATCTCCACAGGAGAAGATTCCCATCTCTTCATACAGGAAACCACTCTACAGCATCACACATCGCATTTCTGAGCGTAAAACTGCATCCAATCTGGACCAGCACGGAGACCACAATGGAGTCAGAGCAAGCCATAATGGTGTTCACTTACAAAAACTGGGGAACTCTAGAAAGCAGCACATGTTTAAGGCCTCCACTAATGTGGGGGTCACAGGGTCTCCTGCTGCCTTGGATTCTCACCTCTACCCACTCATCGAGAAGATGTTCTTCCTCCTGAACACGCTGAATTCCAGCATGACCCAGCTGCACAGTAAGGTGGATTTGCTCTCGCTTGAAGTGACACGCATCAAAAAGCTGATGAAGCCCTCTGAGATGGTTATGGAATTCCAGCCTCCTCCTGAGTACCAGCTGACCAGCGAAGAACTCACCCAGTTGATGGAGCAAACGTCCACTGCGGGAGATCTCGGCTGCAGACTCCTCGTTCAACTGTTCCCAGAACGTTTCACAGCAAAAGAATGCGCACACGGCTGCAGCACTTGCAGCCTTACAACCAAACGGACATTAGATTCATTGCACCTTCAGCTAATACGTAACTATGTGGAAGTCTGCTACCCGCTGGTGAAAAATGAAAACGTCTGGCAGACGGAGTGCTTGCTACAGATCAATGATTTCTTGAATCGTTTCTGGGCTCAGAAGGACATGGAGAGTGGTCATATGTGTGACAAACAGGCTCCAGTGCTTGTCGGGTTTGACCCGGAACCCAATCATGCTTGTAATTTCATCAATGAAGAAGCCCAGGATGAGACTCTTTCCCTCAACTCTGGAGAAAACAACGATGTTCATCTCAATGTCAGTTCAGATGTAGTGTTTGACCAACATGAGGCAGACTCTGAAGACTTGACTTCGCCGAAGGAGCTTGTCGTGTTTTTGTTGAACAGACTCTTTCCGGAGGTGTTTGAGGAGGGCAAGTTGCCAGAGGGCCACACCAGCATTGGACAGTTGATCACGGACTCAGACAGACTAGAAATTATACGCAAATACATGGAGGCCAATTTCCCTGATATCCCAGAAGAAACCTGGCTGCAGCTGTGCGTACAACGAATGGAGGAAGCACTGGAGAATGCTTCAGTCAATGGCAGCAGTTGTGACAACCGAGAAATGTATGACATCACTCGTCTACCTGATAACATCTCCATTGTTAAGATCAGTGATCTGTGTGATTACGAGAAACCAAATCGCAGGTCTAAGAAATTGTGGCTGGAGCCTGTGGATTTTGACAAACTGGAGATTCCTCCTCCGGACTTTAAAGTTCCTCAGGAGTATTTACTTACTAAGGAACAGCTGAAGAATAACTATGAAAGCAGTTTATCAATTGGGAACTTTGCATCTCGACTCCTGGTTCTCATGTTCCCTGAGCTCTTTACTTATGAGAATGCACGAAAATACTACAACTGCAGTGGCTCTCTAGGAAAGAAACAGCTGGATCCCCTACGAATCAGTCTCATCCGGCATTACGTCCAGCTGCTTTACCCACAAGCTAAGAATGACCGTGTGTGGACCCTTGAGTTTGTCGGCAAACTTGATGAGCGCTGTAGGCGACGGGATACTGACCAACGACGTTCATACCAGCAACAACGGAAGGCCTGTTCACCTGACCAAGAGCCTGACCCAAAAGACTCGCTGCTAACAGCTGGGCAAATCAATGTTCTCAGTTCAGATCGACTAAAAGAGGACTTTGAAGTCCTGTCTTCACCTCTGGAGAAAAGCAGCAAGGACTTCTGCAAAATTCCTCTCGAGGACCTTTCAGTGTCCGCCCCAGACTTCCCAGTGCCTTCTGAGTCCCTGCTCACGGATGCTGAAGTGAGGGAAATTGTCCAACAGAGTCTGTCTGTGGGAAATTTTGCTGCTCGCCTTCTCGTCCGTCTTTTCCCAGAACTTTTCACGCAGGAAAATTTACGGCTGCAGTACAACCACTCTGGGGCCTGCAACAAGAAACAGCTGGACCCTGTGCGTCTTCAACTCATCCGGCATTACGTGGAGGCTGTCTACCCAGTTGACAAAATGGAGGAAGTGTGGCACTACGAATGCGTGCCAAGCATCGACGAGCGCTGCAGGCGCCCCAATCGCAAGAAATGCGACATTCTTAAGAAGGCAAAGAGATCAAACAACACTGTGACTTATACTTAG
- the LOC113056693 gene encoding BEN domain-containing protein 3-like isoform X1: MCDYLIISVLCVSSQDMSSSVCRVNADGQVPDKKVKVEKDAEDVIENTEGKMDSFLKCITKRSATHAVPEVEGPSSGKKVKMTTQAGEHLLDSSSDNGSRSCSHSHRLSPQEKIPISSYRKPLYSITHRISERKTASNLDQHGDHNGVRASHNGVHLQKLGNSRKQHMFKASTNVGVTGSPAALDSHLYPLIEKMFFLLNTLNSSMTQLHSKVDLLSLEVTRIKKLMKPSEMVMEFQPPPEYQLTSEELTQLMEQTSTAGDLGCRLLVQLFPERFTAKECAHGCSTCSLTTKRTLDSLHLQLIRNYVEVCYPLVKNENVWQTECLLQINDFLNRFWAQKDMESGHMCDKQAPVLVGFDPEPNHACNFINEEAQDETLSLNSGENNDVHLNVSSDVVFDQHEADSEDLTSPKELVVFLLNRLFPEVFEEGKLPEGHTSIGQLITDSDRLEIIRKYMEANFPDIPEETWLQLCVQRMEEALENASVNGSSCDNREMYDITRLPDNISIVKISDLCDYEKPNRRSKKLWLEPVDFDKLEIPPPDFKVPQEYLLTKEQLKNNYESSLSIGNFASRLLVLMFPELFTYENARKYYNCSGSLGKKQLDPLRISLIRHYVQLLYPQAKNDRVWTLEFVGKLDERCRRRDTDQRRSYQQQRKACSPDQEPDPKDSLLTAGQINVLSSDRLKEDFEVLSSPLEKSSKDFCKIPLEDLSVSAPDFPVPSESLLTDAEVREIVQQSLSVGNFAARLLVRLFPELFTQENLRLQYNHSGACNKKQLDPVRLQLIRHYVEAVYPVDKMEEVWHYECVPSIDERCRRPNRKKCDILKKAKRSNNTVTYT, translated from the exons ATGTGTGACTATCTGATAATATCAGTCTTGTGTGTCTCTTCCCAGGACATGAGCTCTTCTGTGTGCAGGGTTAATGCAGACGGACAAGTGCCTGATAAAA AAGTTAAAGTCGAGAAAGATGCAGAGGATGTTATTGAAAACACAGAGGGGAAGATGGATAGCTTCCTTAAGTGCATTACAAAAAGATCAGCAACACACGCAGTCCCTGAGGTGGAAGGGCCTAGTAGCGGGAAGAAGGTCAAGATGACAACACAG GCAGGAGAACATCTCCTTGACAGCAGTTCAGATAATGGAAGCAGGTCATGTTCTCACAGTCACAGATTATCTCCACAGGAGAAGATTCCCATCTCTTCATACAGGAAACCACTCTACAGCATCACACATCGCATTTCTGAGCGTAAAACTGCATCCAATCTGGACCAGCACGGAGACCACAATGGAGTCAGAGCAAGCCATAATGGTGTTCACTTACAAAAACTGGGGAACTCTAGAAAGCAGCACATGTTTAAGGCCTCCACTAATGTGGGGGTCACAGGGTCTCCTGCTGCCTTGGATTCTCACCTCTACCCACTCATCGAGAAGATGTTCTTCCTCCTGAACACGCTGAATTCCAGCATGACCCAGCTGCACAGTAAGGTGGATTTGCTCTCGCTTGAAGTGACACGCATCAAAAAGCTGATGAAGCCCTCTGAGATGGTTATGGAATTCCAGCCTCCTCCTGAGTACCAGCTGACCAGCGAAGAACTCACCCAGTTGATGGAGCAAACGTCCACTGCGGGAGATCTCGGCTGCAGACTCCTCGTTCAACTGTTCCCAGAACGTTTCACAGCAAAAGAATGCGCACACGGCTGCAGCACTTGCAGCCTTACAACCAAACGGACATTAGATTCATTGCACCTTCAGCTAATACGTAACTATGTGGAAGTCTGCTACCCGCTGGTGAAAAATGAAAACGTCTGGCAGACGGAGTGCTTGCTACAGATCAATGATTTCTTGAATCGTTTCTGGGCTCAGAAGGACATGGAGAGTGGTCATATGTGTGACAAACAGGCTCCAGTGCTTGTCGGGTTTGACCCGGAACCCAATCATGCTTGTAATTTCATCAATGAAGAAGCCCAGGATGAGACTCTTTCCCTCAACTCTGGAGAAAACAACGATGTTCATCTCAATGTCAGTTCAGATGTAGTGTTTGACCAACATGAGGCAGACTCTGAAGACTTGACTTCGCCGAAGGAGCTTGTCGTGTTTTTGTTGAACAGACTCTTTCCGGAGGTGTTTGAGGAGGGCAAGTTGCCAGAGGGCCACACCAGCATTGGACAGTTGATCACGGACTCAGACAGACTAGAAATTATACGCAAATACATGGAGGCCAATTTCCCTGATATCCCAGAAGAAACCTGGCTGCAGCTGTGCGTACAACGAATGGAGGAAGCACTGGAGAATGCTTCAGTCAATGGCAGCAGTTGTGACAACCGAGAAATGTATGACATCACTCGTCTACCTGATAACATCTCCATTGTTAAGATCAGTGATCTGTGTGATTACGAGAAACCAAATCGCAGGTCTAAGAAATTGTGGCTGGAGCCTGTGGATTTTGACAAACTGGAGATTCCTCCTCCGGACTTTAAAGTTCCTCAGGAGTATTTACTTACTAAGGAACAGCTGAAGAATAACTATGAAAGCAGTTTATCAATTGGGAACTTTGCATCTCGACTCCTGGTTCTCATGTTCCCTGAGCTCTTTACTTATGAGAATGCACGAAAATACTACAACTGCAGTGGCTCTCTAGGAAAGAAACAGCTGGATCCCCTACGAATCAGTCTCATCCGGCATTACGTCCAGCTGCTTTACCCACAAGCTAAGAATGACCGTGTGTGGACCCTTGAGTTTGTCGGCAAACTTGATGAGCGCTGTAGGCGACGGGATACTGACCAACGACGTTCATACCAGCAACAACGGAAGGCCTGTTCACCTGACCAAGAGCCTGACCCAAAAGACTCGCTGCTAACAGCTGGGCAAATCAATGTTCTCAGTTCAGATCGACTAAAAGAGGACTTTGAAGTCCTGTCTTCACCTCTGGAGAAAAGCAGCAAGGACTTCTGCAAAATTCCTCTCGAGGACCTTTCAGTGTCCGCCCCAGACTTCCCAGTGCCTTCTGAGTCCCTGCTCACGGATGCTGAAGTGAGGGAAATTGTCCAACAGAGTCTGTCTGTGGGAAATTTTGCTGCTCGCCTTCTCGTCCGTCTTTTCCCAGAACTTTTCACGCAGGAAAATTTACGGCTGCAGTACAACCACTCTGGGGCCTGCAACAAGAAACAGCTGGACCCTGTGCGTCTTCAACTCATCCGGCATTACGTGGAGGCTGTCTACCCAGTTGACAAAATGGAGGAAGTGTGGCACTACGAATGCGTGCCAAGCATCGACGAGCGCTGCAGGCGCCCCAATCGCAAGAAATGCGACATTCTTAAGAAGGCAAAGAGATCAAACAACACTGTGACTTATACTTAG
- the LOC113056694 gene encoding uncharacterized protein C6orf203 homolog, with the protein MQSLSVQALALRQLGRLNSLQLLTPCQASGLSMWCPRTLHARQLWGSDTPQTHRTAMWLKSWDTRQSWSLHQTRLKSTRKKGKQKAVQQEEEEEEQEDAEASDYEDELPDDPGLPKDYKDHEKTVQSLRFDLVLKTGLDIARNGVEDAFYNLKLRLNGQKLTKKSKMVKVGDTLDLILNEDKEMDTILLKRVILKKVVGETRDAEKQRVLLRTWKHLQLPRKDVYKQ; encoded by the exons ATGCAGAGTCTGTCAGTGCAGGCGCTGGCCCTGCGGCAGCTAGGCAGACTGAACTCCCTGCAGCTGCTCACACCGTGCCAAGCCTCTGGTCTCAGCATGTGGTGCCCGCGAACATTACACGCGCGTCAGTTGTGGGGTTCAGACACACCCCAGACACACCGGACAGCTATGTGGCTGAAATCATGGGACACTCGGCAGAGCTGGTCTCTCCATCAGACCCGGCTCAAGAGCACGAGAAAGAAAGGGAAGCAGAAAGCAgtgcagcaggaggaggaggaggaggaacagGAAGATGCAGAGGCTAGTGATTATGAGGATGAGCTTCCAGATGACCCAGGCCTGCCAAAAGACTATAAAGACCATGAGAAAACTGTGCAGTCTCTACGTTTCGATCTGGTTTTGAAGACTGGATTGGACATTGCACGAAA TGGTGTGGAGGATGCTTTCTATAACCTCAAATTAAGACTGAATGGTCAGAAACTCACCAAGAAGAGCAAAATG GTTAAAGTTGGGGATACACTGGATCTGATCCTAAATGAGGACAAGGAAATGGACACAATCTTGCTGAAGAGAGTGATCTTAAAAAAGGTGGTCGGGGAGACTAGAgatgcagaaaagcagagagtCCTTCTAAGAACCTGGAAACACCTACAACTTCCCAGAAAGGATGTGTACAAGCAGTAA